A stretch of Cicer arietinum cultivar CDC Frontier isolate Library 1 chromosome 5, Cicar.CDCFrontier_v2.0, whole genome shotgun sequence DNA encodes these proteins:
- the LOC101504075 gene encoding zinc-finger homeodomain protein 2-like, producing the protein MEFDEHQDQEEEEEEEEMGFPVTPVAGYDSLGNSGLRSKIGSVGHDGGSVTTASGGRKSGPTGTVRYRECQKNHAVNIGGHAVDGCCEFLAAGEEGTLEAVICAACNCHRNFHRKEIDGELTSQSHNHQPRQHQHPQYHHHHQLSPYYHRAAQPPPPGYLHHHLVTPLLSQHRPLALPPTASGGGFSREDDDVSNPSSSGGGGGSGTKKRFRTKFTQEQKDRMLAFAEQIGWRIQKQDEAAIEQFCVENCIKRNVLKVWMHNNKHTLGKKP; encoded by the coding sequence ATGGAATTTGACGAACATCAAGACCAAGAGGaggaggaggaagaagaagaaatgggATTCCCGGTCACGCCGGTAGCCGGTTACGACTCTTTAGGAAACTCAGGCTTGAGGTCCAAAATTGGCAGCGTGGGACACGACGGAGGATCAGTCACCACCGCAAGCGGTGGTCGCAAAAGTGGACCCACAGGGACAGTCAGATACAGAGAATGTCAAAAGAACCACGCCGTCAACATCGGCGGTCACGCCGTTGATGGCTGTTGCGAGTTCTTAGCTGCCGGTGAGGAAGGAACACTGGAAGCCGTAATTTGCGCTGCCTGTAACTGTCACCGAAACTTTCATCGCAAGGAGATCGACGGTGAACTAACCTCTCAATCTCATAATCATCAACCGCGGCAACACCAACACCCTCAGTACCACCACCACCATCAATTATCCCCTTACTACCACCGCGCAGCGCAACCACCTCCACCTGGATACCTCCACCACCACCTGGTAACTCCACTGCTATCACAACATCGTCCATTAGCACTTCCACCTACTGCATCGGGTGGGGGATTCAGTAGAGAAGATGATGACGTTTCAAATCCGAGTAGCAGCGGTGGCGGTGGCGGAAGTGGAACGAAGAAAAGGTTTAGAACAAAGTTCACTCAAGAACAGAAGGATAGGATGCTTGCATTTGCGGAACAGATTGGATGGAGAATCCAGAAACAAGATGAAGCTGCAATTGAACAATTCTGTGTTGAGAATTGTATCAAGAGAAATGTGCTTAAGGTTTGGATGCATAATAACAAGCACACTCTTGGTAAGAAACCCTAA
- the LOC101503747 gene encoding serine/threonine-protein kinase-like protein At3g51990 → MGYLFCNADSAIATCDPHYWDLNKRKNKSIPITRTHTITEFLYTDIVTATNAFSAESYLGKGSHGRVYRATLNTVKGNGNLVVAVKTTKLTSKNKHNHANAKNCTGCGNCTSPVENEIEILSQVPSPRLVNIIGYCTDPNDNKLIVVEYMPNGSLHDLLHSTTRPPGWTRRIRFALQVAKAVRTLHASNPPVIHRDIKSSNVLIDRDWKARVGDFGLALRGHVEDVRVKCTPPAGTLGYLDPCYLAPGDLSAKSDVFSFGILLLEIISGRNAIDVNYSPPSVVDWAVPLIRRGDFAGLCDRRIGTPLDQTVLRLLAVLAARCVRSTAEKRPGMVEVVECIKLARKRISESPLWRSLRRRVARVESAQPLMKWEAYDCDYDYNNTNNNYDCDWERNEEVVKIVKSGSSSRRKSKVSSVAGVEYENKPSKLKSKSNKGARSKSSKKVARSKTIGSVSGCVGSRRSGIQMVSEKTGGVRLKKSKSMGVLQGPVLLHHDAINWCDESETMAMSKLVISEHKKLEKKMLEKPLVHSYGWESE, encoded by the coding sequence ATGGGTTATCTCTTTTGCAATGCCGATTCTGCCATTGCTACATGCGATCCCCATTATTGGGATctcaacaaaagaaaaaacaaatcaataCCAATAACCCGTACCCACACTATCACAGAGTTTCTCTACACCGACATCGTCACCGCCACAAACGCTTTCTCCGCCGAAAGCTACTTAGGTAAAGGCAGCCATGGCAGAGTCTACAGAGCTACCTTAAACACCGTCAAAGGCAACGGAAACCTCGTCGTCGCCGTTAAAACAACAAAGCTAACCAGCAAAAACAAACATAACCACGCAAATGCTAAAAACTGCACCGGTTGCGGTAACTGTACGAGTCCGGTAGAGAACGAGATCGAGATTCTCTCGCAAGTTCCAAGTCCTCGCCTCGTTAACATAATAGGTTACTGTACCGACCCAAACGACAATAAATTAATTGTCGTTGAATACATGCCAAACGGTTCGCTTCACGATCTTTTACATTCAACCACTAGACCGCCCGGTTGGACCAGACGGATCCGGTTCGCTTTACAAGTTGCAAAAGCGGTTCGAACCTTACACGCTTCTAATCCTCCCGTGATTCACCGTGACATTAAATCCTCTAACGTTTTGATCGATAGGGATTGGAAAGCGAGAGTCGGTGACTTTGGTCTCGCACTAAGGGGACACGTGGAGGATGTTCGCGTTAAGTGTACGCCACCCGCGGGTACTTTAGGGTATCTCGATCCTTGCTATCTTGCGCCGGGGGATCTTAGTGCTAAGAGTGATGTGTTCAGTTTTGGGATTCTGTTGTTGGAGATAATCAGTGGAAGGAATGCTATTGATGTTAATTACAGTCCTCCTTCGGTGGTTGATTGGGCGGTTCCTCTTATCAGGCGAGGGGATTTTGCCGGATTATGTGACCGCAGGATTGGAACGCCGTTGGATCAAACAGTGTTGCGGCTGTTGGCGGTGCTTGCAGCAAGATGCGTGAGATCTACGGCGGAGAAACGGCCGGGGATGGTAGAGGTTGTGGAGTGTATTAAACTGGCGAGGAAGAGGATTTCGGAATCTCCGTTATGGAGGAGTCTGAGGCGGCGCGTGGCGCGTGTGGAGAGTGCACAACCGTTGATGAAGTGGGAAGCGTATGATTGTGATTATGactataataatactaataataattatgattgtGATTGGGAAAGGAATGAAGAAGTTGTGAAGATAGTAAAGAGTGGGAGCAGTAGTAGAAGGAAGAGTAAAGTATCGAGTGTGGCGGGTGTAGAGTATGAGAATAAACCCTCAAAGTTAAAGTCAAAGTCAAATAAAGGAGCGAGATCTAAGTCGTCGAAGAAAGTAGCGAGATCCAAGACCATTGGTTCTGTTTCTGGTTGTGTTGGTAGTAGGAGGAGTGGGATTCAAATGGTTTCGGAGAAAACGGGAGGAGTGAGGCTAAAAAAGTCAAAGTCAATGGGGGTGTTGCAAGGCCCTGTTCTTTTGCATCATGATGCAATTAATTGGTGTGATGAGAGTGAGACGATGGCAATGTCGAAGTTGGTGATTTCAGAACATAAGAAGTTGGAGAAAAAAATGCTTGAAAAGCCGTTGGTTCACTCGTATGGTTGGGAATCTGAATAA